The Gemmatimonadota bacterium genome has a segment encoding these proteins:
- a CDS encoding amidohydrolase family protein yields the protein MPPRSGGGSPPLDGVPAVLSFGVPLTTGAEARAAAKRYADAGARFLKVYDRLSREVYMDLAASAREYGIPLEGHVPLVLSPAEAVAAGQRTIEHLTLVLESCIPGTLAWVAADTTRDAMGLLADGRLAASLDRYDAAACGQLFQRFKDGQTWQVPTLVQMRGAYYVSDSAFAADPRLANVPPATRDEWMAYRADAAPSTLAAGAAVFRRQQTLVGEMYRAGVPILAGTDASDEPWVFPGSSLHDELALFVEAGLTPMDALRTATRNPATYRGERGPLLAPGRRADLVLLRGDPTRDIQRVRDIEAVILRGRRVDLPALRSR from the coding sequence TGCTCTCGTTTGGCGTTCCCCTCACGACCGGTGCCGAAGCCCGCGCCGCGGCGAAGCGGTATGCCGACGCTGGCGCACGGTTCCTCAAGGTGTACGATCGCCTGTCGCGCGAGGTCTACATGGATCTAGCAGCCAGCGCCAGGGAGTATGGGATACCGCTCGAGGGGCACGTCCCCTTGGTGCTCTCGCCCGCGGAGGCGGTGGCGGCCGGGCAACGCACGATCGAACACCTGACGTTGGTCCTGGAATCCTGCATCCCGGGAACACTCGCCTGGGTGGCGGCCGACACCACCCGCGATGCGATGGGGCTGCTCGCTGACGGTCGACTGGCCGCCTCACTCGATCGATACGATGCGGCAGCGTGCGGGCAACTCTTCCAACGCTTCAAGGACGGCCAGACCTGGCAGGTACCGACCCTGGTCCAGATGCGCGGTGCGTACTACGTGAGCGACAGCGCCTTTGCCGCCGACCCGCGACTGGCGAACGTTCCCCCGGCGACTCGCGACGAGTGGATGGCCTATCGCGCGGACGCTGCGCCATCGACGCTCGCGGCGGGCGCAGCCGTGTTCCGTCGACAACAAACGCTCGTGGGGGAGATGTACCGCGCCGGCGTGCCGATCCTCGCCGGGACCGACGCCAGCGATGAACCGTGGGTCTTTCCGGGATCGAGCCTTCACGATGAACTGGCCTTGTTCGTCGAAGCGGGGCTCACCCCGATGGACGCCCTGCGGACGGCGACGCGGAACCCTGCGACCTATCGCGGCGAGCGGGGCCCGCTCCTCGCCCCGGGACGTCGGGCCGACCTGGTCCTGCTCCGCGGCGACCCCACGCGTGACATCCAGCGCGTACGCGACATTGAAGCGGTGATCCTGCGCGGGCGGCGCGTGGACCTGCCGGCCCTGCGTTCACGTTAG